A single Inediibacterium massiliense DNA region contains:
- a CDS encoding FeoB small GTPase domain-containing protein: protein MGSNCKSCEKCILHEKFNIKAQQDEFIIALAGNPNVGKSTVFNALTGLKQHTGNWPGKTVSNARGNYTYKDKKFILVDLPGTYSLLSNSIEEEVARDFICFGKPNATIVVADATCLERNLNLVLQVMELTDKVILCINLMDEAKRKGIFIDSHGLQKNLGIPVITTSARCGEGLKDLTDAVYHMALGNTLTKPKKIIYEEKIEIEVQKLIPRLKPILNNRLDARWVALKLIEGDLTILHSIQKFLYDEISLDSQTEVACFYE from the coding sequence ATGGGATCTAATTGTAAATCTTGTGAAAAATGTATATTACATGAAAAATTTAATATCAAGGCCCAGCAAGACGAATTCATTATTGCTCTAGCAGGAAATCCAAATGTAGGAAAAAGTACTGTCTTTAATGCTTTAACAGGATTAAAGCAACATACAGGTAATTGGCCTGGAAAAACAGTTTCTAACGCACGAGGAAACTATACTTATAAAGATAAAAAATTTATTTTAGTAGACTTGCCTGGGACTTATTCTCTTTTGTCCAATTCTATAGAAGAAGAAGTAGCAAGAGATTTTATATGCTTTGGAAAACCAAACGCTACAATTGTTGTAGCTGATGCCACTTGTCTTGAACGAAATTTAAATTTGGTTTTGCAAGTAATGGAGCTTACCGATAAAGTCATTCTTTGTATTAATTTAATGGATGAAGCAAAAAGAAAAGGGATTTTCATAGATAGCCATGGTCTACAAAAAAATTTGGGCATTCCTGTAATTACAACCTCTGCTCGTTGTGGAGAAGGTCTAAAAGATCTTACAGATGCAGTTTATCATATGGCTTTAGGAAATACTCTTACAAAACCTAAAAAGATTATTTATGAAGAAAAAATAGAAATAGAAGTTCAAAAGCTCATTCCACGTCTAAAACCTATACTCAACAACAGATTAGATGCCAGATGGGTAGCTTTAAAGCTTATTGAAGGAGATCTAACCATATTACATTCTATACAAAAGTTTTTATATGATGAAATCTCTTTAGATTCTCAAACGGAGGTGGCTTGTTTTTATGAGTAA
- a CDS encoding FeoA family protein: MNQGEKIPLCNLSIGMKGRVLDLLSTGLPRRRMLDLGLVPGTIVEVLRKSPLGDPVAYSIRGATIALRKEEALQILVKPI, encoded by the coding sequence ATGAATCAAGGAGAAAAAATACCTCTTTGTAATCTATCTATAGGAATGAAAGGGAGGGTTTTAGATTTATTAAGTACAGGATTACCTAGAAGAAGAATGTTAGATCTAGGTTTAGTTCCAGGAACTATTGTAGAAGTTTTAAGAAAAAGCCCTCTTGGAGATCCTGTTGCTTATTCTATTCGAGGAGCTACTATTGCTTTAAGAAAAGAAGAAGCACTACAAATACTAGTAAAGCCTATTTAG
- a CDS encoding mechanosensitive ion channel family protein, protein MDLTFLKNIRIHYSIKPFITSLIILVISFCLIRFVMFLTQKIIEITKFNEQREMTIKSIVDSLFAYFILILAVLNILSEFGLIKESTIVTGAGIITLVAGFGAQNLIKDIINGFFILFERQMKVGDYVSINEQYLGTVEEIGLRCTAIREWSMKKIYIPNGQIKTLKNYYKEKSRVIVEIVVPFEENHELVKKILQKVCDDLNHQYDDKLYKMGNANYSEFSLLGIVSLDGKYGGAKYILIGVVHPHFQWFLRNKANEYILQIFQENNIQIAYPKIYTY, encoded by the coding sequence ATGGATCTTACTTTTTTGAAAAATATTCGTATACATTATAGTATTAAGCCTTTTATCACTTCATTGATTATATTAGTGATTTCATTTTGCTTGATTAGATTTGTTATGTTCTTAACTCAAAAAATTATAGAAATTACCAAATTTAATGAACAACGAGAAATGACAATCAAAAGTATAGTAGATTCCTTGTTTGCATATTTTATTTTAATTTTAGCCGTTTTGAACATATTAAGTGAATTTGGATTAATTAAAGAGTCTACCATTGTAACAGGAGCAGGAATTATTACACTTGTTGCTGGCTTTGGTGCTCAAAATTTAATCAAAGACATTATTAATGGCTTTTTTATATTATTTGAAAGGCAAATGAAAGTTGGAGATTATGTAAGCATCAATGAACAATACCTTGGAACTGTAGAAGAAATAGGACTTCGATGTACGGCTATTCGAGAATGGTCTATGAAAAAAATTTATATTCCAAATGGACAAATTAAGACATTAAAAAATTATTATAAAGAAAAATCAAGAGTTATTGTAGAAATTGTAGTACCCTTTGAGGAAAATCATGAATTGGTCAAAAAAATATTGCAAAAAGTTTGTGATGATTTGAATCATCAATATGACGATAAACTTTATAAGATGGGTAATGCAAACTACTCAGAATTTAGCCTTTTAGGGATTGTATCTTTAGACGGTAAATACGGAGGAGCAAAATATATATTAATAGGAGTTGTTCATCCTCACTTTCAATGGTTTTTAAGAAATAAAGCCAATGAATATATATTACAAATTTTTCAGGAAAATAATATTCAAATTGCCTATCCTAAAATTTATACATATTAA
- a CDS encoding glutamine synthetase translates to MSKDILCSETDKLLFLLSPSSHTPEAITSALQNHPEVKFVSLVGVDLGGNDTDEKIPVELFLKDIKTFLAHGVQTDGSSVVLPKIAILNNAQVDIIPDLSVNWFVDYNLDHIDKATNLPVGTLRIPSFLVHNGKKVDSRSILAKAAKNFKEKILSLIKNNPYIIKELGLTSFEEIDEVVLTAATELEFWVKTPDDKTDKEQLSTSQVLKEQYWKRTVGPVRTAMEQSLMCLDLYGLEAEMGHKEVGGVKAKLTGDGNFDHIMEQLEIDWKYSTALQAADNELIARYMVKDTFIANGLEVTFLAKPVDGVAGSGEHHHIGVALKLKNGKLKNLFAPQDMKKDFMNPMGFGALMGLLKNYEVINPFVTSTNDAFNRLKPGFEAPVCTVCSIGHTPDSLCRNRTVLVGLIRDLENPLATRFELRAPNPTSNTYLVLASSYQAILDGITSVLENSKTSKELEHILSKQAGEEAFYLEKDRAYRSEEDVFDDYTEEERNELFGQPPATVWDNLVNFDHHPNKKDVLLKDNVFNEDIIESYKTAILTQWTTELYNRIIPENMEIVRCCKKIHENENVSDLDVVNWEKINYLRYKLMKDNLNKKSLFTQIREAIDAKDYATVSKLQLKMRRKINELSTLYTLYKRNLFELK, encoded by the coding sequence ATGTCAAAAGATATATTATGTTCAGAAACGGATAAATTATTATTTTTACTTTCTCCATCTTCTCATACTCCTGAAGCTATTACTTCTGCTCTTCAAAATCATCCTGAAGTAAAATTTGTATCTTTAGTGGGCGTTGACTTAGGTGGAAACGATACAGACGAAAAAATTCCTGTCGAATTATTTTTAAAAGATATCAAAACCTTTTTAGCACACGGTGTTCAAACAGATGGTTCTAGTGTAGTTCTTCCAAAAATCGCTATTTTAAACAACGCTCAAGTAGATATTATTCCTGATCTATCTGTAAATTGGTTTGTAGATTATAATCTTGATCATATAGATAAAGCTACAAATCTTCCTGTAGGTACCCTTAGAATTCCTTCTTTCCTTGTACACAACGGGAAAAAAGTTGATTCTCGTTCTATCCTTGCAAAAGCAGCAAAAAACTTTAAAGAAAAAATTCTTTCTCTTATCAAAAATAATCCTTATATTATTAAAGAATTGGGACTTACCTCTTTTGAAGAAATAGACGAAGTTGTCCTTACTGCTGCTACTGAACTTGAGTTTTGGGTAAAAACACCTGATGATAAAACAGATAAAGAACAATTATCTACTTCTCAAGTGCTAAAAGAACAGTATTGGAAAAGAACTGTAGGTCCTGTTCGAACTGCTATGGAACAATCATTGATGTGTTTAGATCTTTATGGACTAGAAGCTGAAATGGGTCATAAAGAAGTAGGTGGTGTAAAAGCAAAACTTACAGGAGATGGAAACTTTGATCATATTATGGAACAACTAGAAATCGACTGGAAATATAGTACCGCTTTACAAGCAGCAGATAACGAACTCATTGCTCGTTACATGGTAAAAGATACTTTTATTGCAAATGGTCTTGAAGTTACATTTTTAGCAAAACCTGTGGATGGAGTTGCTGGCAGTGGAGAACATCATCACATTGGTGTTGCCTTAAAACTTAAAAATGGAAAACTTAAAAATCTATTTGCACCTCAAGATATGAAAAAAGATTTTATGAATCCTATGGGCTTTGGTGCTCTCATGGGCCTTCTAAAAAACTATGAAGTCATTAATCCTTTTGTTACCTCTACAAATGATGCATTTAATCGTTTAAAACCAGGTTTTGAAGCTCCTGTATGTACCGTATGTTCTATTGGTCACACTCCTGATTCTCTTTGTAGAAATAGAACTGTTTTGGTAGGACTCATCAGAGATTTAGAAAATCCTTTAGCAACTAGATTTGAATTAAGAGCTCCTAATCCAACAAGTAATACTTATTTGGTACTTGCATCTTCTTATCAAGCTATATTAGATGGAATCACTTCTGTTTTAGAAAATAGTAAGACTTCTAAAGAATTAGAACATATCCTTTCTAAACAAGCTGGAGAAGAAGCTTTCTATCTTGAAAAAGATAGAGCTTATAGAAGTGAAGAAGATGTCTTTGATGACTACACAGAAGAAGAAAGAAATGAATTATTTGGTCAACCTCCTGCTACTGTATGGGATAACTTAGTAAATTTTGATCATCATCCAAATAAAAAAGATGTTTTATTAAAAGATAATGTATTTAATGAAGATATTATTGAGTCTTATAAAACGGCTATATTAACTCAATGGACAACAGAACTTTATAACCGAATTATTCCAGAAAATATGGAAATCGTAAGATGTTGTAAAAAAATTCATGAAAATGAAAATGTGTCTGATTTAGATGTAGTCAATTGGGAAAAAATTAATTATCTACGTTATAAACTCATGAAAGATAATTTAAATAAAAAATCTCTTTTTACACAAATTCGAGAAGCTATAGACGCAAAAGATTATGCTACAGTTTCTAAACTACAACTGAAAATGAGAAGAAAAATAAATGAATTAAGTACATTATATACTCTTTATAAAAGAAATTTATTCGAATTAAAATAA
- the ytvI gene encoding sporulation integral membrane protein YtvI, translating into MDNLKEYIPLLTRILILCIALGIIYFISTTLVFYILPFILGWMIASFLDPVIIFFSNALKISRNQSTIITLFLFLFLTGSFFILIGGIIIVQLTNLSMYLSQVYTQNHNLIHEIEHLYIQLPPTFINSFITNITGLLENFTIIIGKLISSLLSFISTIPQFLVFLFVTIISTFFMARDKPIIKKFIVAQLSQNAICKSRLIKSGLFSALTAYIKAQLILMLITFLESTIGLMIIGIDYFILIAFLASIIDALPILGTGCVYIPLILWKLLQGSFIQGMGLLFLYLLILLVRQILEPKILGSQMGIYPLITLMAMYIGLKLFGILGLMIGPVSVVIFINLQNTGLIPPWKKY; encoded by the coding sequence ATGGATAACCTAAAAGAATATATTCCTTTACTTACTCGAATTTTAATTTTATGTATTGCTTTAGGAATCATCTACTTTATATCTACTACTTTAGTTTTTTATATCTTGCCCTTTATTTTAGGCTGGATGATTGCTTCTTTTCTTGATCCTGTCATTATATTTTTCTCTAATGCACTCAAAATTTCTAGGAATCAATCTACTATCATTACTTTATTTTTATTTTTATTTCTTACAGGATCATTTTTTATTTTAATAGGTGGGATTATTATTGTTCAACTTACAAATTTATCTATGTATTTATCTCAAGTATACACTCAAAATCATAATTTGATTCATGAAATTGAACATCTCTATATTCAACTTCCCCCTACTTTTATAAATTCTTTTATTACAAATATTACTGGTTTATTAGAAAATTTTACAATAATCATTGGCAAACTTATTTCATCACTTTTAAGTTTCATCTCAACGATTCCTCAATTCTTAGTATTTCTTTTTGTTACAATTATCTCTACATTCTTTATGGCTAGAGATAAACCTATCATTAAAAAATTTATTGTAGCACAACTTTCTCAAAATGCTATTTGTAAAAGTAGACTCATAAAAAGTGGTCTTTTCTCTGCTTTAACAGCTTATATAAAAGCTCAACTTATTTTGATGCTCATTACCTTTTTAGAAAGTACTATTGGTCTTATGATCATAGGAATTGATTATTTTATTTTAATTGCTTTTTTAGCAAGCATTATTGATGCTCTTCCTATATTAGGTACTGGATGTGTATATATTCCTCTTATTTTGTGGAAACTATTACAAGGATCTTTCATACAAGGTATGGGCTTACTCTTTCTTTATTTACTTATTTTACTAGTAAGACAAATTCTTGAACCTAAAATTTTAGGAAGCCAAATGGGTATTTATCCTCTTATTACTCTTATGGCTATGTATATAGGTCTTAAATTATTCGGTATATTAGGTTTGATGATAGGTCCTGTTTCTGTGGTTATTTTTATAAATTTACAAAATACGGGTCTCATTCCTCCTTGGAAAAAATATTAA
- the pepF gene encoding oligoendopeptidase F — MVENKNIPNRKDISDELKWKLEKMYENDDLWKKDFDDVKKLTDDFVKYQGKLGNSSDSLFKALTLQDEISLKLENVYVYSKMRKDEDNTITKYQAMTDQAQGLATFVQSSLSFMVPEILSISEEKINEFLNTNQGLKLYDFYLKELLRQKEHILSREEEQILAQMGELAQAPKSIYGMINNADIKFPVIQDENNEEIEVTKGRYIKLLESSNQRVRKDAFKALYSSYENQKNTIGSTLNYSVKKDVLYAKVRKYSSALEASLDTDHIPVSVYDNLINAVEEHLPTMYRYVELRKKALQLDEVHMYDLYTPIVKDVKIHIPYEEGKDIVKKGLSPLGEEYTQILQKGFDEGWIDVYENKGKTGGAYSFGTYTSDPYVLLNYQDTVHDVFTLAHEMGHSIHSYYTHKTQPYIYGSYAIFVAEVASTVNEALLMEYLLNHTEDKNKKLYLMNHYLEQFRGTLYRQTMFAKFEKIIHEKLEKGEALTSEELCTIYGDLNKLYYGPNVVIDDEIKMEWARIPHFYNAFYVYKYATGYSAAIALSQRILKEGKNAVKDYVEFLKGGGSDYPINLLKGAGVDMKTTEPIHKALKVFESLVQEMEKML; from the coding sequence ATGGTAGAGAATAAAAATATTCCAAATAGAAAAGATATTTCTGATGAATTAAAATGGAAATTAGAAAAAATGTATGAAAATGATGACCTTTGGAAAAAGGATTTTGATGATGTAAAAAAATTAACAGATGATTTTGTAAAATACCAAGGGAAATTAGGTAACTCTTCAGATTCTTTATTTAAAGCCCTTACTTTACAAGATGAAATATCTTTAAAGCTTGAAAATGTATATGTATATTCAAAAATGAGAAAAGACGAAGACAATACGATCACTAAATATCAAGCCATGACAGATCAAGCTCAAGGTTTAGCTACTTTTGTGCAAAGTAGTTTATCTTTTATGGTTCCAGAAATATTAAGTATATCAGAAGAGAAAATAAATGAATTTTTAAATACAAATCAAGGATTAAAATTATATGATTTTTATTTAAAAGAACTTCTACGACAAAAAGAACATATTCTTTCAAGAGAAGAAGAACAAATTTTAGCACAGATGGGAGAATTGGCTCAGGCTCCTAAAAGTATTTATGGAATGATTAATAATGCAGATATAAAATTTCCTGTAATTCAAGATGAAAATAATGAAGAAATAGAAGTGACAAAAGGAAGATATATAAAATTATTAGAAAGTTCCAATCAAAGGGTAAGAAAAGATGCATTTAAGGCTTTGTATAGTTCTTATGAAAATCAAAAAAATACCATTGGATCTACTTTGAATTATAGTGTAAAAAAAGATGTATTATATGCAAAAGTTAGAAAATATTCTTCTGCTTTAGAAGCTTCTTTAGATACAGATCATATTCCTGTATCTGTTTATGATAATTTAATAAATGCTGTAGAAGAGCATCTACCTACTATGTATCGCTATGTAGAGCTTAGAAAAAAAGCATTACAGCTTGATGAAGTACATATGTATGATTTGTATACACCTATTGTAAAAGATGTAAAAATACACATTCCTTATGAAGAGGGAAAAGATATAGTAAAAAAAGGATTATCTCCTTTAGGAGAGGAATATACTCAAATTTTACAAAAAGGTTTTGATGAGGGTTGGATTGATGTATATGAAAATAAAGGAAAAACTGGAGGAGCTTATTCTTTTGGTACTTATACAAGTGATCCATATGTTTTGTTAAATTATCAAGATACAGTTCATGATGTATTTACATTAGCCCATGAAATGGGTCATTCTATTCATTCTTATTATACACATAAAACCCAACCTTATATCTATGGGTCTTATGCTATATTTGTAGCAGAAGTAGCTTCTACTGTAAATGAAGCATTACTTATGGAGTATCTTTTAAATCATACAGAAGATAAAAATAAAAAGCTATATTTAATGAATCATTATTTAGAGCAATTTAGAGGAACTTTGTATAGACAAACCATGTTTGCAAAATTTGAAAAGATCATTCATGAAAAGTTAGAAAAAGGTGAAGCATTAACTTCAGAGGAACTTTGTACAATCTATGGAGATTTAAATAAGTTGTATTATGGGCCAAATGTAGTAATAGATGATGAAATTAAAATGGAGTGGGCAAGAATTCCCCATTTTTACAATGCTTTTTATGTATATAAATATGCTACGGGATATTCTGCAGCCATTGCCCTTTCACAAAGAATTTTAAAAGAAGGAAAAAATGCAGTAAAAGATTATGTTGAGTTTTTAAAAGGAGGAGGATCTGATTATCCAATCAACCTTTTAAAAGGTGCAGGTGTAGATATGAAGACTACAGAGCCTATTCATAAAGCTTTAAAAGTTTTTGAAAGCCTAGTACAAGAAATGGAGAAGATGCTATAG
- a CDS encoding FHA domain-containing protein, protein MFHLLSLIFRYLFIFVIYLFVFAIIRLIYLDIKGMTQVKESRPYLKLINRKEQLPFKVKEVYTIEKTMTIGRKKENDIVINDPYISNQHVKIIWDEGNFFVEDLDSANGTYLNGDRMIDVVKLKSGDRIRLGQIEFLFIEE, encoded by the coding sequence ATGTTTCATTTGTTATCATTAATATTTAGATATTTATTTATTTTTGTAATTTATTTATTTGTTTTTGCAATTATTCGGTTGATTTATTTAGATATCAAAGGAATGACTCAAGTAAAAGAGTCACGTCCATACTTGAAATTAATTAACCGTAAAGAGCAGCTTCCATTTAAAGTCAAGGAAGTGTATACAATTGAAAAAACTATGACGATTGGAAGAAAAAAAGAAAATGATATTGTAATCAATGATCCTTACATATCTAATCAACATGTAAAAATTATATGGGATGAAGGAAATTTTTTTGTGGAGGATTTAGATAGTGCAAATGGAACTTATTTAAATGGAGATCGTATGATAGATGTGGTAAAACTTAAAAGTGGAGATCGTATAAGGCTAGGACAAATTGAATTTTTATTTATAGAGGAGTAA
- a CDS encoding FtsW/RodA/SpoVE family cell cycle protein, with protein sequence MVKKLLSYKTPQNLILLIDIMALFLLYFYKENFDDFILISGILLTCIIYISNFILLKTSSGDHYIFLIMTMLISIGIIMIYRINPSYGFRQITWFGVGMTTFFIFYGLIKKIKGWEDWTKVYMILCFILFLSTLIFGVKIKGATNWIKVGKFGFQPAELIKIIFVFFLASYYGKKEKMINSYGLIGIVYTYIGFLFIQRDLGTAMIFYFIFMTIFYIFEKNRKLIYYNIVGAIFIAVISYFMVHHVQIRVVTWLDPWTYIDNKGYQITQSLFAIASGGFFGTGIGLGYPEFIPEVHTDFIFSAICEEMGIFGGIGVIMLFLILVYRGFKIALYQQNLFFKIVAIGMTTLLGLQAFIIIGGVIKMIPLTGVTLPFVSYGGSSLISSFAALGILQVASEEMDPRQEEENG encoded by the coding sequence ATGGTTAAAAAATTGTTGAGTTATAAAACACCACAAAATTTAATTTTATTAATAGATATTATGGCTTTATTTCTTTTGTATTTTTATAAGGAGAACTTCGATGATTTTATTTTAATTTCAGGGATACTTCTTACTTGTATTATCTATATTTCTAATTTTATACTATTAAAAACTTCATCTGGAGATCATTACATTTTTTTGATTATGACTATGCTTATAAGTATAGGAATTATTATGATTTATCGGATTAATCCCTCTTATGGGTTTCGGCAAATTACTTGGTTTGGTGTGGGAATGACCACTTTTTTTATATTTTATGGCTTGATTAAAAAGATAAAGGGATGGGAAGATTGGACAAAAGTTTATATGATTTTATGTTTTATATTGTTTTTGTCTACTCTTATTTTTGGAGTGAAAATTAAAGGGGCTACCAATTGGATCAAAGTAGGAAAATTTGGATTTCAGCCTGCAGAACTTATAAAAATAATATTTGTATTTTTTTTGGCTTCTTATTATGGGAAAAAAGAAAAAATGATCAATTCTTATGGACTCATAGGTATTGTGTATACTTATATAGGATTTTTATTTATTCAAAGAGATTTAGGAACAGCTATGATTTTTTATTTTATATTTATGACGATTTTTTATATATTTGAAAAGAATAGAAAACTAATTTATTATAATATAGTGGGAGCTATTTTTATTGCTGTTATAAGTTATTTTATGGTACACCATGTGCAGATTAGAGTAGTTACTTGGCTAGATCCTTGGACGTATATTGATAATAAAGGATATCAAATTACTCAGTCTTTATTTGCTATTGCATCAGGAGGTTTTTTTGGAACGGGTATTGGTCTTGGGTATCCAGAATTTATTCCAGAAGTCCATACGGATTTTATTTTTTCTGCTATTTGCGAAGAAATGGGTATATTTGGTGGAATTGGAGTGATTATGCTATTTTTGATTTTAGTATATAGAGGCTTTAAAATTGCTTTGTATCAACAAAATTTATTTTTTAAAATTGTTGCTATAGGAATGACAACTTTACTAGGACTTCAAGCGTTTATTATTATTGGGGGAGTTATTAAAATGATTCCCCTAACGGGAGTGACACTTCCTTTTGTAAGTTATGGAGGAAGCTCTTTAATCTCAAGTTTTGCTGCTTTAGGAATTTTACAAGTAGCTTCTGAAGAGATGGATCCTAGGCAGGAGGAAGAAAATGGATAA
- a CDS encoding peptidoglycan D,D-transpeptidase FtsI family protein, translating into MDKTDKRIIRVLIVLTMLFIALVVYLSYFEVFQASKVVTNNYNKRQWVNEEHILRGIIADRNGKTLAYSQKTQNGQVRYYPFGNLYSHIIGYSLKEYGKSGLESSYNKELLNIEQNPIVEITQKITGPKEKGNNLILTIDHDLQNNAHKYLSGKKGSIILMNPKNGEIYAMVSNPDFDPATIKDHWDEITENQNSPLLNRATMGLYTPGSVFKIITATAAMENDISKHFECRGSMNIDGYVLRDYRGNVHGKIDLKEAMRVSCNIAFARMGLELGEETLQKTSEKYMFNKKIPFDLKTKNSIFPKQMLTKPELGATAIGQGKILVTPLNMVMAASAIANDGKIMKPYLVKEILSSDGRTIKNARPQILGSVTDEWTSQEIKDMMVNVVDQGTGKKAKIRNIKVAGKTGTAENESDKEHAWFVGFAPADDPNVCVVVVLENIGSTGGSSAAPIARDLMIAALNKLK; encoded by the coding sequence ATGGATAAGACAGATAAAAGAATCATAAGAGTATTAATTGTACTTACTATGCTTTTTATAGCTTTAGTAGTTTATCTAAGTTATTTTGAAGTTTTTCAGGCTTCGAAGGTGGTTACCAATAATTACAATAAAAGACAATGGGTCAATGAAGAGCATATTTTAAGAGGAATTATTGCAGATCGAAATGGAAAGACATTGGCTTATAGCCAAAAAACTCAAAATGGACAGGTACGCTATTATCCATTTGGAAATCTTTATAGTCATATTATTGGATATAGCTTAAAAGAATATGGAAAATCAGGTTTAGAGTCTTCTTACAATAAAGAATTATTAAATATTGAGCAAAATCCTATTGTAGAGATTACACAAAAAATTACAGGACCTAAAGAAAAAGGAAATAATTTAATACTTACCATTGATCATGATTTACAAAATAATGCCCATAAGTATTTAAGTGGTAAAAAAGGCTCTATTATACTTATGAATCCTAAAAATGGTGAAATATATGCAATGGTTAGTAATCCAGATTTTGATCCAGCTACAATCAAGGACCATTGGGATGAAATTACAGAGAACCAAAATAGTCCATTGCTGAATAGAGCTACAATGGGGCTTTATACTCCAGGATCTGTATTTAAAATTATTACTGCGACGGCAGCGATGGAAAATGATATTAGTAAACATTTTGAATGTAGAGGAAGTATGAATATTGATGGTTATGTATTAAGAGACTATAGAGGAAATGTTCATGGCAAAATTGATTTAAAAGAGGCTATGAGAGTATCTTGTAATATAGCTTTTGCTCGAATGGGACTCGAGTTAGGAGAAGAGACATTACAAAAAACATCGGAAAAATATATGTTTAATAAAAAAATTCCTTTTGATTTAAAAACAAAAAACTCTATATTTCCAAAACAAATGCTAACGAAACCAGAATTAGGAGCTACAGCTATTGGACAAGGTAAAATTTTAGTGACTCCACTGAATATGGTTATGGCGGCTAGTGCGATTGCGAATGATGGAAAAATAATGAAGCCGTATTTGGTAAAAGAGATTCTTAGTTCTGATGGAAGAACCATTAAAAATGCTCGTCCACAAATTCTAGGAAGTGTGACAGATGAGTGGACATCTCAAGAAATAAAAGATATGATGGTAAATGTAGTAGATCAAGGAACAGGAAAAAAAGCAAAAATTAGAAATATAAAAGTTGCAGGAAAAACAGGAACTGCAGAGAATGAATCCGATAAGGAGCATGCTTGGTTTGTAGGATTTGCTCCAGCTGATGATCCAAATGTCTGTGTAGTAGTAGTACTTGAAAATATTGGATCAACTGGAGGGTCAAGTGCAGCACCTATTGCAAGAGATTTAATGATTGCTGCCTTGAATAAACTCAAATAA
- a CDS encoding enoyl-ACP reductase FabI — translation MYQLLKDKNIVIMGIANQRSIGWAIAKAFYESGANICITYQGEKVLDKIKRLTEDMDVYLLPCDVTNDEEIKNTFDKLKSKWNVLHGVVHSIAHAKKEELEGMYIDTSREGYKMAQDISSYSLVAVSRYAKTLMHEGGSIMALTYLGGERVVKNYNVMGVAKASLDASIKYLAADLGMYNIRVNGISAGPIKTLAAKGIRDFNMMLKEFEEKVPVKRLVTTEEVANTAVFLASHLSSGITGEIIHVDGGYNILGY, via the coding sequence ATGTATCAATTATTAAAAGATAAAAACATTGTGATTATGGGGATTGCCAACCAAAGAAGTATTGGATGGGCTATTGCCAAAGCATTTTATGAATCAGGAGCAAATATTTGTATTACTTATCAAGGAGAGAAAGTATTAGATAAAATAAAGAGATTAACAGAAGATATGGATGTTTATCTTCTGCCGTGTGATGTTACAAATGATGAAGAAATCAAGAATACATTTGATAAATTAAAAAGTAAATGGAACGTGTTACATGGAGTTGTACATTCCATTGCTCATGCTAAAAAAGAAGAATTAGAAGGAATGTACATAGATACTTCAAGAGAAGGATACAAGATGGCACAAGATATTAGTTCTTACTCTTTGGTAGCTGTGTCTAGATATGCAAAGACTCTTATGCATGAGGGTGGAAGTATTATGGCTCTTACTTATTTAGGAGGAGAGAGAGTTGTAAAAAACTACAATGTAATGGGAGTTGCAAAAGCTTCACTAGATGCGAGTATCAAATATTTAGCAGCAGATTTAGGAATGTATAATATAAGAGTAAATGGGATTTCAGCAGGACCTATTAAAACATTAGCAGCAAAAGGAATTAGAGATTTTAATATGATGTTAAAGGAATTTGAAGAAAAGGTACCTGTAAAGAGATTGGTAACAACAGAAGAAGTAGCCAATACAGCTGTATTTTTAGCAAGTCATTTAAGTAGTGGAATCACAGGAGAAATTATTCATGTAGATGGAGGATATAATATATTAGGATATTAA